Proteins encoded together in one Penicillium digitatum chromosome 1, complete sequence window:
- a CDS encoding Zinc finger, PHD-type has translation MPPAHPPSGLPGPGYTGPYEQRHTPDIGLRNGMSPSPYTQAQPPPHHMNNYPPPHPAGPPPQHYTSAGPSGPPPPYPTHQSPYGPVPARSPHLSQPPPRSYAASASPPIVQATTINRSPQTSLSALNGGPPPRMYPVERVVAAPSHSPPVTQARINPRGPTATPPTRPEDTPPALMGGPPSSRHSGVNSTGAGTGASASPSLKNLLS, from the coding sequence ATGCCTCCCGCTCACCCACCCAGCGGACTCCCGGGACCAGGATACACTGGACCGTACGAGCAACGCCACACGCCCGATATTGGTCTTCGTAACGGCATGTCGCCGTCTCCTTATACCCAAGCACAGCCGCCTCCGCATCACATGAACAACTACCCGCCACCTCATCCTGCAGGACCACCACCTCAACACTATACCAGTGCAGGGCCTTCGGGACCACCGCCACCGTATCCCACCCATCAAAGCCCGTATGGCCCTGTGCCAGCCCGCTCGCCGCATCTTTCGCAGCCACCCCCACGATCATATGCAGCGTCCGCATCCCCTCCAATCGTGCAAGCCACGACGATCAACCGATCACCGCAGACCTCGCTAAGCGCTCTCAATGGCGGCCCGCCTCCTCGCATGTACCCTGTCGAGCGTGTGGTAGCAGCTCCCTCTCATTCCCCCCCGGTGACGCAAGCACGTATTAATCCGCGGGGGCCCACCGCCACTCCTCCTACTCGACCGGAAGATACGCCACCTGCCCTGATGGGCGGGCCGCCAAGCAGCAGACACTCCGGTGTCAATAGCACAGGGGCCGGGACCGGAGCGAGCGCAAGCCCATCGCTGAAGAACCTTCTTTCATAA
- a CDS encoding Quinone oxidoreductase, putative: protein MRAIGIKGGKGPAANLFIDQIAKPTAADGEAIVKIRAFGLNRMDLLQREGLYPLPAQAPPIMGVEFSGVIESFGPDGHEDFRIGDEVFGLAYGGAYAEYIAVSIHMLMHKPKELSWEEAAGVPETWITASQALFLIGEFQSGQTVLWHAGASSVSISGIQLAKDAGAKAIYATAGSQEKIDFLEKELGVTKAFNYKTQDWAAEIQRATSGAGVDLTVDFIGATYFQGNLDVAARDSRIVLLGLMGGGKLPEGVNIAPLLFKRVRIEGSTLRSRDLGYQRRLRDTLVEHALPRFCDRTFKVFVEKIFPFGEIEAAHTLLESNTTKGKIICVLE, encoded by the exons ATGCGAGCTATCG GCATTAAAGGCGGCAAAGGTCCCGCAGCAAATCTCTTCATCGACCAGATCGCCAAGCCCACCGCCGCAGATGGCGAAGCCATCGTCAAGATCCGGGCCTTCGGCCTGAACCGCATGGATCTGCTTCAGCGTGAGGGCCTGTACCCTCTTCCAGCCCAAGCACCACCAATCATGGGCGTAGAGTTCTCCGGCGTGATCGAGAGCTTCGGGCCAGACGGACACGAAGACTTCAGGATCGGTGATGAAGTATTCGGTCTTGCATACGGCGGCGCCTATGCAGAGTACATCGCCGTTTCAATACACATGCTAATGCACAAGCCGAAAGAGCTATCATGGGAAGAGGCCGCCGGAGTTCCGGAG ACTTGGATCACGGCTTCACAAGCGCTGTTCCTAATTGGCGAATTCCAATCGGGCCAAACCGTCCTCTGGCACGCTGGCGCATCCTCAGTCTCAATCTCGGGAATCCAACTGGCGAAAGACGCCGGCGCAAAAGCCATCTACGCAACAGCGGGCTCACAAGAGAAAATCGACTTTCTGGAAAAAGAACTCGGTGTGACAAAGGCCTTTAACTACAAGACCCAAGACTGGGCGGCCGAGATCCAGAGGGCGACGTCTGGCGCAGGTGTCGATCTAACAGTCGATTTCATCGGCGCGACGTATTTTCAGGGTAATCTTGACGTAGCGGCTCGTGACAGCCGTATCGTCTTGCTAGGTCTTATGGGTGGCGGCAAGTTACCCGAGGGAGTTAATATTGCGCCGTTACTGTTCAAGCGTGTTCGAATTGAGGGGAGTACGCTAcgcagtcgggatcttggATACCAGCGGAGATTGAGGGATACGCTTGTGGAGCATGCTTTGCCTCGGTTCTGTGATCGGACGTTTAAAGTTTTTGTGGAGAAAATCTTTCCATTTGGGGAGATTGAGGCGGCCCATACGTTGCTTGAGAGCAACACTACTAAAGGGAAGATCATTTGTGTTTTGGAGTAG
- a CDS encoding NADH-ubiquinone oxidoreductase subunit B, putative, producing MMHTSMPRYDQDRLGIIFRASPRQADVMIVAGTVSNKIAPAVRQLYDQMPEPRWVISMGSCANGGGYYHYSYNVVRGVDRIVPVDIYVPGCPPTVEALLQGIFLLQKKMRRTQVTRMWYRR from the coding sequence ATGATGCACACCTCAATGCCACGATACGATCAAGATCGACTGGGCATTATTTTCCGCGCCTCGCCACGACAGGCAGACGTGATGATTGTGGCCGGCACGGTATCCAACAAGATAGCGCCAGCGGTGAGACAACTATATGATCAAATGCCCGAGCCTCGATGGGTGATTAGTATGGGTAGTTGTGCCAACGGCGGAGGATATTACCACTACAGCTACAATGTTGTACGCGGCGTGGACCGTATTGTGCCTGTGGATATTTATGTGCCTGGATGCCCACCGACAGTAGAGGCTCTTTTGCAGGGTATTTTCCTTCTCCAGAAGAAGATGCGGAGGACGCAGGTGACCAGGATGTGGTATAGGCGCTAA
- a CDS encoding DNA-directed DNA polymerase theta, putative — translation MSTSGQVQSRGFQTSIDIARRQAYHVAPVAGQKRPPSAPTEQVPNYPSGPVVKQATFLRQNVNSDTILESVSLESARDLLTAPVHRFTASKIHLGARAVPSPDDHQKAVIATAPPSSQNPLLSLSNPKYGLPPALTTNFATLGVRNIYPWQASCLLARGLLSGERHLVYTAPTGGGKSLVADVLLLKRIIENPGRKALLVLPYVALVQEKLKWMRRIVQDVEKNMPDDDGNDSKFPRRRWKKLQKNIRVTGFFGGSRTTTTWADTDIAVCTIEKANSLINSAIEECSIGDLGVVVLDELHMLDDEHRGYLLELMVTKLLLLQQDIQIVGMSATLSNTEMLAQWMNAKFHISTYRPIPIDEYLVYENGIYPAANSRQLFQTASKLTAAASLHDTIPPQRIIEPSTFKQLSNSATNAMVALAVETAAAGFGSLVFCGSRNACQVHAATIGEAMPPAEPEELNKRLDLLAELRSLACGLDPALETTIIKGAGFHNAGMTTEERELIAQAYDQGVIKVLVATCSLAAGVNLPARRVIINGARMGRELVGPAMFRQMCGRAGRKGKDDAGETYLICVKADMQAVCDLLDADMPAIESCLAPEKRGLKRALLEAVATGLVSGCEAIKEFVRCTLLYRTLDKKIAYTIMKTALQELVDEELLIRREDESYEATPLGQAVVASAFSPEDGLFVHEELKRALQAFVMDGDMHIFYMFTPLQAAMNTPIDWQIFRDQLDRLDESGLRALQFVGVQPGFVNTMVQSGASLKETTPIQMKQARIYRRAYTAFQLRDLSNEVPLSTIAQRYKIPRGTVQTLAQQCHGFAAGIVKFCQRMNWGMMAAVLDHMRDRLEAGARADLLEMAQVTFVKSWTARLLRDNGFRNLRALAEAEPKDLVPVLMMANPRKAQKSQLYPTEAERYTAKLMAKAETIISHAIKIWEREMQIEVEE, via the exons ATGTCGACATCGGGTCAAGTCCAGTCTCGCGGCTTCCAGACATCCATTGATATCGCCCGTCGACAAGCGTATCACGTAGCGCCCGTGGCAGGACAGAAGCGACCCCCTTCAGCACCCACAGAGCAGGTCCCCAATTATCCATCCGGTCCAGTCGTAAAACAAGCTACCTTCCTTCGCCAAAATGTCAACTCAGATACCATACTGGAATCAGTTTCGCTGGAGTCAGCCCGAGATCTGTTAACCGCCCCGGTCCATCGCTTTACCGCCAGCAAGATTCATCTCGGCGCGCGCGCGGTACCATCCCCAGATGATCATCAAAAGGCTGTGATTGCGACTGCCCCTCCTTCTAGTCAGAATCCACTGCTATCCTTGTCGAATCCAAAGTATGGCCTGCCGCCCGCTCTCACGACTAATTTTGCCACCCTGGGTGTAAGAAATATCTACCCGTGGCAGGCATCGTGTCTTCTGGCTAGGGGCTTGCTCTCCGGTGAACGTCATTTGGTTTACACGGCCCCGACGGGCGGGGGAAAGTCCCTGGTTGCGGATGTTCTGCTTTTGAAACGCATTATTGAAAACCCGGGGCGGAAGGCGCTATTGGTTTTGCCTTATGTCGCTCTAGTTCAAGAAAAGCTCAAGTGGATGCGTCGCATTGTGCAAGATGTGGAGAAGAACATGCCGGACGACGATGGAAATGACTCTAAATTTCCTCGCCGGCGATGGAAGAAATTGCAGAAGAATATAAGGGTGACAGGTTTCTTTGGTGGAAGTCGGACTACGACAACTTGGGCTGACACTGATATTGCCGTTTGTACGATAGAGAAG GCCAATTCGTTGATAAACAGCGCGATAGAAGAGTGTAGCATTGGAGACTTGGGAGTCGTGGTTCTCGACGAGTTGCACATGCTCGATGACGAACATCGGGGTTATCTCCTGGAGTTGATGGTCACGAAGTTGCTGTTACTACAGCAGGACATCCAGATTGTTGGGATGAGTGCCACGCTTTCT AACACCGAGATGCTGGCACAATGGATGAATGCCAAGTTCCACATCTCCACATACAGGCCAATTCCCATCGACGAATACTTGGTATACGAGAATGGAATCTACCCAGCTGCAAACTCGAGGCAATTGTTCCAAACGGCCTCCAAGCTGACTGCTGCTGCGTCCTTACACGATACCATTCCTCCCCAACGAATCATTGAACCTTCTACTTTTAAGCAGCTCAGCAATTCCGCCACAAATGCCATGGTAGCGCTAGCAGTCGAAACTGCAGCTGCTGGGTTTGGTTCATTGGTGTTTTGTGGTAGTCGTAATGCATGCCAAGTCCACGCTGCGACTATCGGTGAAGCAATGCCGCCAGCGGAGCCCGAAGAGTTGAACAAGCGACTCGACCTTCTCGCAGAGTTGCGGAGCCTCGCCTGTGGGCTGGACCCGGCTTTGGAGACAACAATCATCAAAGGGGCAGGGTTCCACA ACGCGGGCATGACCACGGAAGAGCGGGAGCTAATTGCGCAGGCATATGACCAGGGTGTGATCAAAGTTCTCGTGGCCACATGCAGTCTTGCCGCTGGTGTAAACCTCCCGGCGAGACGAGTTATTATCAACGGTGCGCGCATGGGCCGTGAATTAGTAGGTCCagctatgtt TCGGCAAATGTGCGGTCGTGCTGGCCGCAAAGGCAAAGATGATGCCGGCGAAACCTATCTCATCTGCGTGAAAGCTGATATGCAGGCTGTCTGTGATCTGTTGGACGCTGATATGCCAGCTATTGAGAGCTGTCTAGCACCGGAGAAAAGGGGCCTCAAGCG AGCTTTGCTCGAAGCCGTGGCAACGGGATTGGTATCAGGCTGCGAGGCGATCAAAGAATTTGTTCGATGCACGCTTCTTTACCGCACATTGGACAAGAAAATTGCATACACTATCATGAAAACCGCTCTCCAGGAACTAGTCGACGAAGAACTTCTTATTCGCCGGGAGGACGAATCCTATGAAGCTACACCATTAGGACAGGCAGTCGTGGCCTCGGCCTTTTCACCCGAAGACGGCTTGTTCGTTCATGAAGAGCTTAAACGAGCATTACAGGCCTTCGTAATGGACGGTGACATGCATATCTTCTACATGTTCACCCCACTTCAAGCAGCCATGAACACTCCCATCGACTGGCAAATATTCCGTGATCAACTAGACCGGCTAGACGAAAGCGGTCTCCGAGCTCTGCAATTTGTTGGAGTCCAACCAGGTTTTGTTAACACAAT GGTCCAATCAGGCGCCTCCCTAAAAGAAACAACCCCAATACAAATGAAACAAGCCCGCATCTACCGCCGCGCCTACACGGCCTTCCAACTCCGTGATCTTAGCAACGAAGTTCCCCTCTCAACAATAGCCCAGCGCTACAAAATCCCCCGCGGCACAGTCCAAACCCTAGCACAGCAATGCCACGGCTTCGCCGCCGGCATTGTCAAATTCTGCCAACGTATGAACTGGGGCATGATGGCTGCTGTtctggatcacatgcgcgatAGACTTGAGGCTGGTGCTCGTGCGGATCTTCTCGAGATGGCGCAGGTTACTTTTGTTAAGAGTTGGACCGCGCGGTTGCTAAGGGATAATGGATTTAGGAATTTAAGGGCTTTGGCCGAGGCGGAGCCTAAGGATTTGGTTCCTGTCCTTATGATG GCCAATCCTCGTAAAGCACAGAAAAGTCAGCTCTATCCGACAGAGGCAGAGAGGTATACTGCGAAATTGATGGCTAAGGCTGAGACGATTATTTCGCATGCGATTAAGATCTGGG AGCGAGAGATGCAGATCGAGGTGGAGGAATAA
- a CDS encoding Zinc finger, PHD-type gives MTTPNSPEAVADSANGSATAYGTRSRGRNAPRPNYAEDRDLDADLDLSAPNSKSAKRTSGVALNTANGVNIDEKTSSAQPRKSLTNGQSANCSAKDAIPGTSSFSARPEDVNGSNLRKRKQPASTPNSTPNSGGAVKKVFTSPPGDSEGGYFTNMMSFENSGPYLQDGQLIADDGTTFALNDHVYLICEPPGEPYYLARIMEFLPSKTKTGGFIEAMRVNWYYRPRDIQRHSPDTRFVFASMHSDTCPLSSLRGKCDIRHVSEIEDLGCYKKTRNSFWYDKMFDRYIHRLYDVIPTKDIINVPGNVKKVLDERWKFILVELGKGKELTGAVKTCKRCRLYAANSESVDCAVCLSTYHMQCVRPALTKKPARGFAWACAACSRAQERKLEARNTPLTGSTRTDGEDVIMEEEEEEDPHNHANGIANGTSPSTPGAEEDSMPQPATVEQIAQAKMWPYRYLGIHCRVEDALDYDDRIYPRASSRLGTRHQAMVPAWPGRAVEYVKPLDAKKKSKVPGGKKDGKLSKDAQAALEAAKHERANRPKWVQDEPTGYVHRGEDEPVAINGKQARTAELQFKMPTSDQISARGEEDAPGSRLSGADREKFIDDYMRQAKELAPGIGVEKYSTNFLDRALALLYSERFDVQAALAKLKKTNKYKDLKEPHIRPEELKLFEQGVAKYGSEWRNIMKHVKTVHIYQIVRFYYMWKKTPSGRKIWGSYEGRRGKKEVRRHSVISSKLLDDVADDHDDSAFDSEKAIVQKRGFHCKFCTTRHSRQWRRAPLVPPGTVIPSEPSNKKDKGPMLTVALCLRCALLWRKYGIQFEDVDEVAKRIASSGNKSWRRRIDEEMLAQLIVATETPFVITPATATTATAMGIPLDTNPRLLMEGKAETRVESKVDPTRKKAKETPAPSATTSIEPMPKKKTVPEKVVEAPPIVPDPPKAKTLPCSICNLVGPSGEEHLSCRDCRLTVHRNCYGVRDSRPGNKWLCDMCSNDRTPSISTNYTCVLCPVSWTEHDLMETPKNNSRKKTERDKEKERMEKEMVAEAIKLYRQRQEAVGKPVGPREPLKRTAGNNWAHVLCTLWTPELKYGDAEELEPAEGFGCIPKERWRETCKVCKSSMGACVPCSFAGCNAHFHVGCAFQAHYRFGFDITPVKSSRRDSMRAIRLGEEIGVATPAVYCPNHNVQTVLHEIGEQTNHDHLNALQLFAQTYKQADLTLTGTVRKAAYMHQAVVASSHPSTNVNRRASTSTTPASKDTHKAQSTLEERDRLFLAWRLIANASVVPPALVLGGGPLGDDLPWPMAQDTLIIRLMVPSPNTMGILANWHMNVTSAI, from the exons ATGACCACTCCCAACTCTCCGGAGGCAGTGGCCGATTCGGCCAACGGCTCCGCCACCGCGTATGGCACGCGATCGAGAGGTCGTAATGCCCCTCGGCCAAATTATGCTGAGGACCGTGACCTGGACGCGGACCTTGATCTCTCTGCGCCAAATTCAAAGTCAGCCAAAAGAACTAGTGGTGTGGCACTAAACACTGCCAACGGCGTCAACATCGATGAGAAGACCTCGTCGGCGCAACCACGAAAGAGCCTGACCAATGGCCAGAGTGCAAATTGCTCGGCAAAAGATGCCATTCCTGGCACCTCTTCATTCTCTGCCAGACCGGAAGATGTGAATGGATCTAATTTGAGAAAACGCAAACAACCTGCCAGCACGCCAAATTCGACTCCCAACTCGGGTGGTGCTGTGAAGAAGGTATTCACCTCCCCTCCAGGTGATTCGGAGGGGGGCTATTTCACCAATATGATGAGTTTCGAAAACTCTGGGCCTTATCTGCAAGATGGCCAATTAATAGCCGATGATGGCACCACTTTTGCCCTCAATG ACCATGTTTATTTAATTTGCGAACCTCCGGGTGAGCCATATTATCTAGCGCGCATCATGGAATTTCTTCCATCCAAAACTAAGACTGGTGGCTTCATTGAGGCGATGAGAGTCAACTGGTATTACCGCCCACGGGATATCCAGCGCCATTCTCCCGACACTCGCTTTGTCTTTGCTTCAATGCACTCCGACACCTGCCCTCTTTCTTCACTACGGGGCAAGTGTGATATTCGACACGTGTCAGAGATTGAAGACCTCGGTTGTTACAAGAAGACGAGGAACAGTTTCTGGTACGACAAAATGTTCGACCGATATATCCATCGTCTTTACGATGTCATTCCGACTAAGGATATTATTAATGTTCCGGGAAATGTTAAGAAAGTTCTCGACGAACGCTGGAAATTCATTCTTGTCGAGCTTGGCAAAGGAAAAGAATTGACGGGTGCTGTCAAGACTTGCAAGCGGTGCCGTTTGTACGCTGCAAACTCTGAGTCTGTGGACTGCGCAGTTTGCCTTTCAACATATCACATGCAATGTGTACGACCCGCCTTGACCAAGAAACCTGCTCGAGGCTTTGCATGGGCTTGTGCCGCTTGCAGTCGTGCCCAAGAGCGCAAACTCGAGGCACGTAACACCCCACTTACTGGCAGCACCCGAACAGATGGCGAAGATGTAATcatggaagaagaggaggaagaggatccTCATAATCATGCGAATGGTATAGCAAACGGAACCTCACCCAGCACTCCTGGGGCCGAGGAAGATTCCATGCCCCAGCCCGCAACCGTGGAACAAATTGCACAGGCTAAAATGTGGCCTTACCGATACCTGGGTATTCACTGCCGTGTGGAGGATGCTCTGGACTATGATGATCGAATTTACCCCCGAGCTAGCTCACGTTTAGGAACTCGACACCAGGCAATGGTCCCCGCTTGGCCAGGCCGGGCAGTTGAATACGTGAAGCCGCTTGatgcgaagaagaagtcaaagGTTCCAGGTGGCAAAAAGGACGGCAAACTCTCGAAGGATGCACAGGCAGCTCTGGAAGCTGCAAAGCACGAAAGGGCAAACCGACCGAAGTGGGTTCAAGATGAGCCAACGGGCTACGTGCATCGTGGTGAGGATGAACCGGTCGCAATCAATGGAAAGCAGGCTCGCACGGCAGAACTTCAATTCAAGATGCCCACTTCTGATCAGATCTCCGCCCGGGGCGAAGAAGATGCACCAGGTTCTCGTTTAAGCGGTGCGGATCGAGAAAAGTTCATCGATGACTACATGCGTCAAGCCAAGGAACTGGCCCCCGGTATTGGTGTTGAGAAATACTCTACGAATTTCCTCGACCGAGCCCTTGCACTTCTTTACTCTGAGAGGTTCGACGTTCAGGCTGCCCTAGCTAAGCTGAAGAAAACCAACAAGTACAAGGATCTCAAGGAACCCCACATTCGCCCAGAGGAGCTCAAGCTGTTCGAACAGGGTGTTGCTAAATATGGATCTGAATGGCGCAACATCATGAAGCATGTTAAGACCGTCCACATCTATCAGATTGTCCGTTTCTACTACATGTGGAAGAAAACTCCCAGCGGTCGAAAGATCTGGGGCAGTTATGAAGGCAGACGAGGCAAGAAGGAGGTACGCCGCCACAGCGTAATTTCATCCAAACTTCTGGATGATGTGGCCGATGACCATGATGATTCCGCCTTTGACTCCGAGAAAGCCATTGTGCAGAAGCGTGGATTCCATTGCAAGTTCTGCACCACCCGCCATTCGCGACAGTGGCGCCGTGCACCCCTAGTTCCACCGGGCACTGTTATTCCGTCTGAGCCCTCaaacaaaaaagacaagGGCCCTATGCTCACCGTGGCGCTCTGTCTTCGCTGCGCTCTGCTATGGCGAAAGTACGGGATTCAATTCGAAGATGTTGACGAGGTTGCAAAGAGAATTGCAAGCAGCGGCAACAAGTCATGGCGACGCCGCATTGACGAAGAAATGCTCGCGCAACTGATCGTAGCTACTGAAACTCCATTCGTGATCACTCCTGCTACGGCAACTACGGCTACCGCCATGGGAATTCCACTTGATACAAACCCTCGACTCTTGATGGAAGGAAAGGCAGAGACAAGGGTGGAAAGTAAGGTGGATCCGACACgaaagaaggccaaggaaaCCCCCGCACCTTCAGCCACGACATCTATCGAGCCTAtgccgaagaagaagacggtcCCTGAGAAGGTGGTGGAAGCTCCACCGATTGTTCCCGACCCGCCCAAGGCCAAGACTCTCCCTTGCTCAATCTGCAACCTAGTCGGGCCTTCGGGCGAAGAGCATCTTTCATGTCGGGATTGCCGTCTGACAGTCCATCGCAATTGCTACGGTGTGCGTGATTCGCGCCCCGGCAACAAATGGCTGTGTGACATGTGCTCGAATGACCGCACTCCTTCGATTTCTACAAACTACACATGCGTTTTGTGTCCGGTCTCATGGACCGAGCACGACCTCATGGAGACGCCCAAGAACAACTCTCGGAAGAAGACTGAGCGTGACAAGGAAAAGGAGCGCatggagaaggagatggtTGCCGAGGCGATTAAGCTCTATCGCCAGCGACAGGAAGCCGTTGGCAAGCCTGTTGGTCCTCGGGAACCACTGAAGCGCACTGCAGGCAACAACTGGGCCCACGTGCTTTGCACACTTTGGACCCCGGAGTTGAAGTACGGCGACGCAGAGGAGCTTGAGCCTGCGGAAGGATTCGGATGTATTCCCAAGGAGCGGTGGCGCGAGACATGCAAGGTCTGCAAGTCAAGCATGGGCGCATGTGTACCTTGCAGCTTTGCTGGTTGCAATGCTCACTTCCACGTGGGCTGTGCTTTCCAAGCACACTACCGGTTCGGCTTTGACATCACACCAGTCAAGAGCTCACGTCGCGATAGCATGCGGGCTATCCGTCTGGGCGAAGAAATTGGAGTAGCGACACCTGCTGTTTACTGTCCAAATCACAACGTGCAGACTGTTCTGCACGAAATCGGCGAGCAGACAAACCACGACCATCTAAATGCTCTCCAATTGTTCGCCCAGACCTACAAGCAGGCCGATCTTACTCTCACTGGAACCGTACGCAAAGCGGCGTACATGCATCAAGCTGTTGTAGCTTCATCACACCCTTCCACCAATGTGAACCGCCGGGCTTCGACGAGTACTACGCCAGCCTCCAAGGATACCCACAAAGCTCAATCGACTCTGGAGGAG CGCGACCGGCTGTTCCTGGCGTGGAGACTAATCGCAAATGCGTCCGTTGTGCCACCGGCTTTAGTCCTAGGTGGTGGGCCATTGGGCGACGACCTCCCATGGCCAATGGCTCAGGACACCCTCATCATCCGCCTCATGGTGCCTTCCCCCAACACAATGGGGATCCTTGCGAACTGGCATATGAATGTCACAAGTGCCATCTGA
- a CDS encoding Fungal transcriptional regulatory protein, N-terminal: MPRAIPVKVACRLCHDRRVKCDRSEGVSCSNCRKARRQCELIISRRGRKRKLPLLPIEEDSRNVPYQGMITSNPPLATYAQGDGDKPQQEPCFPALGPSGKTPYVGDPSNLNYLIQQFGNPFGGTTDVRPLQDHLHGAMLARLGRSTARAIDRLHISTGERLKSQGAFDLPSQGTSLALLDAYFHFSLAALPILDWSRFLVTLEEGKFSHLLLNAIYLAATIYCSDSVITDAGFVSRYAASLTFYQRAKSLYDAGYETDAIVTIQATFLMRYWWNGLLEHKDPWYWVGISVGMAQSLGLHRAKSYIRLEEKDRKLWRRLWWMVYAIDINLSMLLDRPPHAQGRLCNVPPLSESDFEQVESRETGNFREGRNEANTFAINTVQLARIVDRFFTIRYDEDTGHSQDICLEQIYLWFSSLPPEFKSLSTNSSKWAIMTHILYQEYRLALHRSNPRFSLNTGSDTPTFEICTDISHMLEILMAKDLLYAASASIIAPALSVLSTYIVNIYRGDAGVRMISQHRARFCMLILDKLQDRLPVVAAFYPIFDSLLRRYSAGAQTQDGAVPERPATGSSMQSGRQVDHESTLSSINPTGGIFDQVPQDSMGMSFPFSFPFGNLFEDVFLNSPSQPAPYCEDDMSYPE, encoded by the exons ATGCCGCGCGCTATTCCAGTTAAAGTCGCCTGTCGCCTGTGTCACGACCGACGAGTCAAATGCGATCGTAGTGAAGGCGTCAGTTGTTCCAACTGCCGGAAAGCCCGGCGCCAATGTGAACTGATTATATCTCGTCGTGGAAG GAAACGGAAGCTTCCTCTTCTACCCATCGAGGAGGACTCTCGCAATGTGCCGTATCAGGGAATGATAACTTCAAACCCACCTCTGGCCACTTATGCTCAAGGCGATGGAGATAAGCCACAGCAAGAGCCATGTTTCCCCGCTCTCGGGCCAAGCGGCAAAACTCCATATGTGGGCGATCCTTCTAATCTTAATTACTTGATCCAACAATTTGGAAATCCCTTTGGGGGCACGACGGATGTTCGTCCACTTCAAGACCACCTCCACGGAGCAATGCTGGCCCGGTTGGGCAGGTCGACGGCGCGGGCAATCGATAGACTTCACATATCTACTGGCGAACGCCTGAAGAGTCAAGGCGCATTTGATCTCCCGTCACAAGGGACCAGTCTCGCCCTTCTCGACGCTTACTTCCATTTTTCGCTTGCTGCACTGCCTATTCTTGATTGGTCGAGATTTCTTGTCACTCTCGAGGAAGGCAAATTTTCACACCTGCTCTTGAATGCTATTTACCTCGCTGCTACTATATATTGTTCGGATTCCGTCATTACTGATGCCGGGTTTGTGTCCCGATACGCTGCAAGCCTTACCTTTTACCAGCGAGCTAAATCTCTTTATGATGCTGGATATGAAACGGATGCCATCGTGACCATTCAGGCTACATTTCTTATGCGCTACTGGTGGAATGGTCTTCTCGAACACAAAGATCCTTGGTACTGGGTGGGCATCTCTGTGGGAATGGCACAATCTTTGGGGCTACATCGAGC AAAGTCATACATCCGTCTCGAAGAGAAAGATCGAAAACTCTGGCGGAGATTGTGGTGGATGGTATAT GCCATAGACATAAACCTGTCCATGCTTCTTGATCGTCCTCCACACGCCCAAGGAAGACTTTGCAATGTGCCCCCTCTGTCAGAATCAGATTTTGAACAAGTTGAGTCTCGAGAGACAGGAAACTTCCGAGAAGGCCGCAATGAGGCAAATACCTTCGCGATAAATACTGTGCAACTAGCTCGGATAG TGGATCGCTTCTTCACTATTAGATATGATGAAGATACTGGTCACTCACAAGATATCTGCTTAGAGCAAATTTACTTGTGGTTTTCATCTCTTCCTCCGGAATTCAAGTCTTTGTCAACAAATAGTAGCAAGTGGGCTATAATGACTCATATATTATACCA GGAATACCGACTAGCTCTGCATCGAAGCAACCCAAGATTCTCTCTCAATACCGGGTCAGACACTCCGACATTCGAGATATGCACGGATATCTCCCACATGCTCGAGATACTCATGGCAAAAGATCTTCTATATGCAGCCTCAGCTAGCAT AATCGCGCCCGCGCTGTCGGTTCTCTCAACCTACATAGTCAACATCTACAGAGGGGATGCTGGTGTCCGAATGATCTCACAGCATCGCGCCCGGTTTTGTATGCTGATACTTGACAAGCTGCAAGATCGGCTCCCGGTGGTTGCAGCCTTCTATCCAATTTTTGATTCCCTGCTTAGGCGATACTCTGCTGGTGCGCAGACACAAGATGGCGCAGTACCAGAGCGTCCAGCAACGGGGTCATCGATGCAAAGTGGACGTCAAGTTGATCACGAAAGCACTCTTTCAAGTATAAACCCTACTGGAGGTATATTTGATCAAGTTCCGCAAGACAGTATGGGCATGTCGTTTCCCTTCTCGTTTCCATTCGGCAATCTTTTCGAAGATGTCTTTCTGAACTCACCTTCTCAGCCTGCACCTTATTGTGAAGATGACATGTCTTATCCTGAGTAG